ACTGGGCGAGTACCGCTACTTCAGTGTGGCCCTGGTCCGCTACAAGCTGGGCCACAGCCCCGACGAGGTGGGGAAGATCCTGGCGGCGGCACGGGAAAAGGGCAATGTTGACGCCCATATTGTCGCCTATCAGGTCACTTCGGGCGCGCCCGTCGGCAGCTACCTTTACTTCACCGCGCTGAAGAACCTGGACGCGTGGGACCAGCCGCCCAACCAGGCTTACCTGGACGCGCTGAAAGAGGGAAAGTTCGACGAAGCAGTCGAAAGATCGATCCAGAACGTGGAGTTCCGCCTTTTTGGATTCAACCCTCGGCTGAGCTACGTGAGCGAGGAGGTGGCCTCGGCTGATCCCGCGTTCTGGCACCCCAAGGCGCCGGCCAGCAAGACGGCTGCCCCTGCGAAAGCTGCGCCCCCAAAGAAGGAAAACTGAGATCTAGTTTCTCGTTTCTAGTCGGGGGGTGGCCCGCCCAACAGTTGGGTTGGCCCCTTCTCCCACCCAAGCCAAAAGCAGGCTTGGGTGGGGCACCCGGCAAATCTTCTAAGGAACTATCGGCGGGCGAACTGCGTATGATGGAGCAGCAACGTTCTATGCGCACCGACGCCAAGACCACGCTCATTGCAAGCCTGATCGGCAGCGGAGCCGGGACCGCGGCCTGGTTCTATGGGATCGCGGACCGCCTCTGGCCTGCCCACCCGCAGGTCGCCATTTTCCTGCTGACCATCGCCAGCACCGTCATTGCCATGGCGATGTGGCCCCGCCCGGCCACGTCCCGCCGGGACTGAGGCGGGTGGCCCCGCCCCTTCGCACCAGATCCCAGTTTCTAGTTTCTAGTTGGAACCGATGGTGCGGGCAGCTCTGGGGGGAACCCATGTGAACGGCACGGATAGCGCCATCACCCGCGAGGTCCCTCGCGGGGTAAAACCCGTTCGGGATGACAAGAGGGTGAGATTTGTAATTGGCAATTGGCAATTGGCAAAGTTGAGGAACGGCGCTCCAGATAACGCAAGTATTCTCATCCCGTAAGTCGTTGAAATGCTTGGGGCGAAATCTTGATTATAGCTTTCAGCTAATTTTCCACATTGACCGATAGGATAAAATAGAGATGTGGGCGGTGTGCCCGCTGGCTCTTTGATAACTTCGCTGACTCCCGACTCCTGACTCCTAACTCCTTTGTTCTACTGATTTTGCGAATCTCGCGGTGCAAACAAACGACTTCCCTCCAGACCCTACTGATCTCCGGAGCTAAGTCCTTTGTTTCAACAGATCAGAGGGAGGGGGGTGGGGGCCTGATCTGTCGCCCTCGGCCCCTAGCGTGGACGGCGGGGCGTGGCGCGAGGGGAGCGCTGCTGCTGGAGATCGCGCTGGGTGCCAACGACGTCGTGCGCTTCCTGCAGCCAGGCGCGCAGCTCATCGTCCAGGTCGGCGGCCGACGCGATGCGGACGTAGTGCCCGCGCCAGCGCGGGCCGTAGTCCACCGTCTTGACGATGCGAGGGCTACGGAGCCAGCGATGCAGGGCGAAGGCGGCCAGGAAATGGTCTTTGCGCGGGTACAGGCCGGCGAAGCGGACCCGGGCGACGGCGACCAGGCGGGTCTTCTGCGGGAGCACCTGGACGTCGCCCAGCGACTTGAGCAGCGCTACATACTTGCGCGCGACCGCCAGCAACCCGGGCGCGGAACGGGAGAAGAGCTCCCCCAGCGTGAACCGGCCGCAGGAGTGCGAGAGGTTGCGGGTGACCAGGCGGGCGCCGCACTTCGGGCAGTGCCACAGGGGGCGTTGGGTCATGGCATGTCGGAGACGAACTCGATGGCGTAGGTAAGCTTCATACCGCCCTCTGCGAAATCGGGGCATGATAGCAATACAATCGCTGGTGATGAAACGGATGCTGCACGGCCTGGGGATGGCGCTGATGCTGGCGTCGCCCTTCTGGCTGACGCTGGAAGACCCGCCCGACTACTACAAGTTCGGGACCAGCCTTGCCCTGGGCCTCCTGTTGAACATGGCCGGCATTCTCTATCCGAAGTCGGACGGCGGCCGGTGACCTTCAGTAGATGGGCCAGACGCCGGGCGTGACGACTTCGAGCAGGTGTCCGTCGGGATCGCGGAAGTACAGGGCCTGGCCGCCGAACTTCCAGGTCATGCGCTTCTCGATGGGGAGATCGAGTTGGCGCAGCCAGTCTTCCCAGCGGTCGAGGTCGGGGCGGGCGATGGCGAAGGCGACGTGGATGGAGCCGGTGGCGTCGGTGTCGGAACTTCCGCCGCGCTTGAACAGCAGGAGCACGTCGCGGTCGCCGGCGCGCAGCACCGCCAGCCGCGTCTGGTCGGTGACCTCGGCGTCGGAGGCGTCGAGGAGCGGGAAACCGAAGACCCGCTGGTAGAACTCCAGGGACCGCGCCACGCTGCTGACGTAGAGCGAGGTCTCGAGCACGCCGTTCACCTTCGGCCCGGCAAAGGTGTTCGTGGTCATCTGTTCACTCCCAGGGAATGGGATTCCGGAATCCAGCAAAAAGATTCGAGGCACGGGCCGGCGCGAGCGCCCGCGCTCCATTGTCCATGTCCCGCACGAGCGGACAGTGGCCTGGAGGACGAGGAAGT
The sequence above is a segment of the Terriglobales bacterium genome. Coding sequences within it:
- a CDS encoding DUF5655 domain-containing protein — protein: MTQRPLWHCPKCGARLVTRNLSHSCGRFTLGELFSRSAPGLLAVARKYVALLKSLGDVQVLPQKTRLVAVARVRFAGLYPRKDHFLAAFALHRWLRSPRIVKTVDYGPRWRGHYVRIASAADLDDELRAWLQEAHDVVGTQRDLQQQRSPRATPRRPR
- a CDS encoding VOC family protein, producing the protein MTTNTFAGPKVNGVLETSLYVSSVARSLEFYQRVFGFPLLDASDAEVTDQTRLAVLRAGDRDVLLLFKRGGSSDTDATGSIHVAFAIARPDLDRWEDWLRQLDLPIEKRMTWKFGGQALYFRDPDGHLLEVVTPGVWPIY